The nucleotide sequence TATGGAGATATAAAGGGGCAAGCTTGTCTAAAATGTCCTTGAAGAAGAAGAGTGATTTAGCGCAAAgggtaggacaggactgagcacgcacgcatacATATGCACATGCACACTGCATGATTTATTACATAGCAATGGTTATTAACATAATATGGTAAGAATACAGAGATACACAAATAGAATAAAGGAACAGGAAAAAACGAGCCCATAAATAGACCCTCTGTATATGTGACAATTTACTATGGGACAAAGAGGCAACTTCGCACCACAGTGGGGGGAAAACAGACTCTCAATAAATTATTCCAGGACAACAGTGATccaaagtggggaaaaaagaaatcaaaaatgaaaaattaggtCCCTGCCacatactatacacaaaaataaactccaggaCAACTGAGAGCTTAAATGGGAAAACTTTAAAACCTGTAGGGAAAAAGTTTAGAGAATATACTCATGACAAATGGGGTaagaatttcttaaagaaaacacaGCAGACATGGCAGATACAAACCATAAAGGCGCAGACTGATGTTAAatcacatcaaaatttaaaactactaCATCAAAAGATAGCAAagacaaagtaaaaagaaactgcTCTCTGGGAGCGGGTATTCATACTACAGAAGACCAACCAGTGTTTAACATTTATATAGAGACCACCTGGATTACCTCGTTATCCTTGCTACAACTGTTAGGGATCCCTGAcactatttttttccctatttttccaAATAGGAAGGCTCTGAGGTCCCATGATTGGGCAGGGCTCCAGAACAGCCAATTGAATCCAGACTCATAAGATGCAGGAACCCAGCCCTCAGTTGCTACACCAAGTGACCACCGCAACCAAGGCATGAACAAAGGGACCACAGAATGCAGACACAGAGACAGGTCTTTGTGACCTCTCTCTGGGATGCGGGTGGGCATTACAGGGTTTGGGATTCCTCTGGGCAGATTTAAATAAACTCCCAGGTTCAAGGTGATAAGGCCATTCTGTGGGAACGGCAGGCAGTGGGTACATTTTTAGGGTCTGGAGCAACCATCACATGCCTCTGAATGACTGCGCTTGGCAACCACACAAGGATGACTCAGAGGTCAGCCAAGCCAGTCACTCAGGGGGCAAAGTGGGTTGTAAGTCAGATGaagaagcagaggctcagaggctGGACAACGTGCCGCAGGTCACAGAGCTAAGCAGCTGCAGAGCTGAGACGTCTCAGTGAGGTtgtcccacccctcacccagtCACTTTCAGGTTCTCGTCATTCTGTGTctgccttacacacacacacacacacacgcaagcacGCAGCACCCTGGTTTCCACAGGCGATAAAAAGACGCTGCCTCGGATAAGTTGCAAGTCACACTTTATTcactctccaggatgtctggtggGGTGCTGGGCAGAGGCCAGGCCCCTGGGAAGGAGGCAAGGGAGGGGCACTAGCTGGAGGGGTGGAAGGCGCCCCGCTGGTGCCACTGCATGTCCCGAATGCGGCGCACGGACTGCACCTGGGGCTGGGGGGCCCCGAAGTCACCGCTGTCCTTGTAAtcacccttctccagcaggtacTGCAGCCCACGGTAGCCGGGGTACTGGTAACCGACCCACCTGCAGGGCCAGAGGTTGGGGGAGGGCACGGGGAgagtcaggagacacaggaggagagagagacgAGGGGGTGGCTCAGCCACCAGAAGGGTGGGCCTCCCACTCATCCCTCACTACCTGGATGTTGAGCAGAGCTCCACTACCCTTCCCAGGTCCAGCCTCTGCTTTCTTCCTCCCCTGGATGCGGAGCTCGCTACCTCCAGaagcaactattttttttaagtttttttttaatggaccgttaaattttaagtctttattcaatttgttataatactgcttctgctttatggttctgttttttggccctgaggcctatggtatcttagctccctgatcagaggtcaaacccacacccccagcattggaagacgaagtctcaaccactgaaccaccagggaaattcccagACGCAACTTTTAACTGCAGGCCTGACACCGGGATCAGAGGAAGCGATGATCTCAAGCTCACTCAAGCTTAGAGTGAGACAGGCCTCTTGCCCAATCCCCAACAAGGCCAAAGAGCAGTGGCAGAGGTCCCAGGAGCCCTCCGTGATCCCTCCACCTCTTGAAGCCATCGCCATTTAGGGGCCCTCTCACTGGGCACCTGATGACTGTTACAGTCTTCTCCCCAGGAGGCATCACACAGGCCTGGCCCCACGAACCTGCCCGGCCAGCCCCCATGAGCACCTCCAGCTCGCCTCTCACACTCATTCCAGCCACTGTATCCCTGCAGCCCGGCCACTCTGTCCCTTGCAGAGCCCAGgggactcaccaggctcctcccaccaCAGGACGTTTGCTCATGCTATTCTGTCTGGAGCATCCTTCCTTCTCTTTACCTCTACAATTCCTACTTTCTTGAGATCTCAGCTCAAGAGCCCCTTCTTTAAGGAAGAAGCCTAGATTTGcatggattcctaattatgaaCAGTTGCCTCCAAGCAGACCTTTAGCTACACAAGACCGAGGCCAGGTCTCTCTAACCTACCTTGAATTACTGATCATCTGTCACGGTGCCTGGCATGTGACATCACGTGACAAACCGAACCGATGAACGGATAAGTGACAGGGCACAGGAATGCAGAACTGTGCGGACTCTGAGAGTCTGACAAGCCCCAGAAAGCCAGTGTGTGTTGGTGAGCTAGTGctgttgtgtgtgtggggggagtctTGTTTGTAACACTGGCCAATCTCTGTGGTGTACCTATGCCTGCGATGGCTtatttcaagctaccaatgatTAAACAACCTACTCACATTAAATTCTGAAAAGTTAAGTCAGCTTTTGCAAGCTGGTACAAGATGGTATGCTCGAGCATACCACTGCCCAAAGTCCATCTTCAGATTCCCCACAGAATCCACATTTTTCACAATGAGAAATTCCCCAATGCTGGTGACCAAGGTACTGAAGAAATTTAATTTGGTGGAGAATGACCCCTCCTATGCTGGTGACCAAGGTACTGAAGAAATTTAATTTGGTGGAGAATGACCCCTCCTATGCTGGTGACCAAGGTACTGAAGAAATTTAGTTTGGTGGAGAATGACCCCTCCTATTTCCAAGCTCAGGAATGTATGCAGAAAAATGCCAGCATGGGCTGTATTTCCTGTCTCTCTCAGCTCTGTAAAGACCACTCAACTCATTCCAAGCCTTCtgatctccccccacccctcacctctgCCTTACCCTGCCCCCACCCAACATTTACCATCCTGCTCTTTGGAGCTGAGGTTAATGCCACGATTTCTCTCTTTCAAAGGCAAGGTGTTGCCCAAAAGGCAGGTCAGGATGGAACTTCAGGGACTGAAAGCCACGTGCCTGCATCTGATGATTTCAACACCCATTTTCCAGCGGGAAGGTTGAGGTCGGGAATGTATAAGACGACCCCCAGACCTTGGGGCAGAGCAGGGCTCAGCAGCTCAGAGTCCAGGCTCCCGGGGCAGGGCGAGCCAGGGCTGGGTGTGTACTCACGTGCCACTCTGCACCCTCACGGAAGACACCTTCTCCTGGTAGCCATGGGCGTGGAAGCTGGGCACGTCATCATCTATCACCTCCATCTTCTTCCCCGTGAAGTTAGGGTTCTCATACAGGGTGATCTTGTGCTCCTGGCTGTCCTATGGACGGGGAGTGGGAGTGTGGTGAGGGCACCTGGGGTGCCCTGGAGTTGGGACCAGCACGCACTGCCTGCAGCCATCTTCCCAAGACCCCTACTGCTTGAGTGTTGATGGCACTAGCCAGCAACAGTGGTCATCATACTGGGCTACCGTCACAAAACAGTCACTCCAGCTTCTACACTTTGGGGCGTACTTGACTCTGAAATGGCATTTTTACCTCCCACAGCCTCAactcccctttttaaaaataaatggtagccatgatacatacatacacatgcctcTAGAAGACACAATATTTTGGCTTTCCTTCATCTCCACATATCTTCCCATCATCCTGTTCCTCTGACATTCTTCTTCTCCGTCTAGCATTCATTCTTTAAGCTACTCTTGgtttggacagtaaagaatctgcctgcaatgcaggagacccagggtcgatccctgggtcaggttgatcccctagagaagggaatggctacccactccagtatgcttgcctggagaattccatgaacagaggagcctggtgggct is from Muntiacus reevesi chromosome 13, mMunRee1.1, whole genome shotgun sequence and encodes:
- the CRYBB2 gene encoding beta-crystallin B2 encodes the protein MASDHQTQAGKPQPLNPKIIIFEQENFQGHSHELNGPCPNLKETGVEKAASVLVQAGPWVGYEQANCKGEQFVFEKGEYPRWDSWTSSRRTDSLSSLRPIKVDSQEHKITLYENPNFTGKKMEVIDDDVPSFHAHGYQEKVSSVRVQSGTWVGYQYPGYRGLQYLLEKGDYKDSGDFGAPQPQVQSVRRIRDMQWHQRGAFHPSS